In a single window of the Raphanus sativus cultivar WK10039 chromosome 9, ASM80110v3, whole genome shotgun sequence genome:
- the LOC108824710 gene encoding vegetative cell wall protein gp1-like — translation MVSLTVSHVKVEVDLTKPLPSVFEFERESGEVVEVYVNYPWVPPTCSHCHELGHVIRNCLHYTPPPPAPPTVDKSQANKPAAQTTPASKTTRQIYRKKVAELKNTNHGSVSETGGSRTDDMMLDTVPPPSAPTGSITPAASDSCFTPVPTPRPSLKRSRSSPTLSPPITSNPNPFMLPFPPSSSSKTPFLPPSLPSSILPPPSKNPFLSKNQFSPLSLAPDPPKKPLSPSNQLIITSFFSRESASNGGDPPSTSQ, via the coding sequence ATGGTGAGTCTAACCGTTTCCCACGTTAAAGTCGAGGTTGACCTAACGAAGCCTCTTCCCTCTGTCTTTGAGTTTGAACGCGAAAGCGGTGAGGTGGTAGAAGTTTATGTGAATTATCCGTGGGTGCCTCCAACTTGCTCCCACTGCCATGAATTAGGTCATGTCATTCGAAACTGCCTCCACTACACTCCCCCTCCTCCAGCCCCGCCTACTGTGGACAAATCACAAGCCAATAAACCTGCAGCCCAAACCACCCCAGCTTCTAAAACTACTCGACAAATATACAGAAAGAAGGTAGCAGAGTTAAAAAACACTAACCATGGCTCTGTCTCAGAGACTGGAGGTTCTCGCACTGATGACATGATGCTGGATACTGTCCCTCCTCCTTCTGCTCCCACTGGTAGCATCACACCTGCTGCCTCAGATTCCTGTTTTACCCCTGTCCCCACACCGCGACCATCCCTCAAGCGTTCTCGTTCTTCACCAACCCTCTCCCCTCCTATCACTTCGAATCCAAACCCATTTATGCTCCCCTTCCCGCCTTCATCCTCTTCAAAAACTCCCTTTTTGCCACCCTCTCTTCCCTCCTCTATTCTCCCTCCTCCCTCAAAAAACCCTTTCCTATCCAAAAACCAATTCTCACCCCTCTCCCTTGCACCTGACCCACCAAAAAAGCCGTTGTCCCCTTCAAACCAGCTAAttattacttcttttttttcccgGGAATCTGCCTCTAATGGTGGTGACCCTCCTTCTACTTCCCAATGA